Proteins from one Fusobacterium perfoetens genomic window:
- the rimI gene encoding ribosomal protein S18-alanine N-acetyltransferase, translated as MFTICENNNPEEIYKLEKEIFGNSAYTLKQIDDISTMPDMYKIISVKDENGITAGYVIIFNNSDSLEIMKIGVNPQYREKGFGTILINEIKKSRMEIFLEVRENNVTARKFYEKNGFKEAGKRKNYYRDTNEAAIIMVF; from the coding sequence ATGTTTACTATTTGTGAAAATAATAATCCAGAAGAAATATATAAACTTGAAAAAGAAATTTTTGGAAACAGTGCGTATACATTAAAACAGATTGATGACATATCAACTATGCCTGATATGTATAAAATAATCTCAGTAAAAGATGAAAATGGAATAACAGCAGGCTATGTCATTATTTTTAATAACAGCGATTCTCTTGAAATAATGAAAATAGGAGTAAATCCGCAATATAGAGAGAAAGGTTTTGGAACAATTCTTATTAACGAAATAAAAAAATCAAGAATGGAAATTTTTCTTGAGGTCCGTGAAAATAATGTGACAGCAAGAAAATTTTACGAAAAAAATGGTTTTAAAGAAGCTGGTAAAAGAAAAAACTATTATCGTGATACTAATGAAGCAGCAATAATAATGGTGTTTTAA